TGAAAAAGTAATTTCGATTTCAAATTTAGAGACGGGAATTTATTTTGCCAAAATTATTTCAGCCAAGGAACAAACAACCGTAAAAAAACTAATTATTCAATAATGCATTCAAAAAAAGGAAATTTATACCTTATTCCCTGCCCGATGGGCGATGTTCAGCCCCTGGCAGTACTTCCCATTTCAGTAAAAAAGGCAATCGAAAAAATAGACCATTACATTGTTGAACACGAAAAAAATACCCGGCGCTTTATAAAAACAATTGTACCTGAAAAAAAACAACCCAACCTAAAGTTTCAGGAAATAAATAAATTTACCCAACCTGAGGAAATTCCTGCGATGCTCAATCCGTGTTTAGAGGGTTTTGATGTTGGTGTAATTAGCGATGCCGGCTGTCCGGGAATTGCAGACCCTGGCGCGCGTGCCGTACATTATGCCCACGAACTTGGCATTAAGGTGGTTCCTTTAGTGGGACCATCTTCCATACTTTTGGCAATGATGGCCAGTGGGTTTAACGGTCAGAATTTTGCATTTAACGGATATTTACCCATTGATAAAAGTGAACGTAAAAGGGAATTAAAACGTCTGGAAAAAATTTCAAAAGAGCTTGATCAATCGCAGCTCTTTATTGAAACGCCCTACCGCAATAATCAAATGCTACAAAGCCTCACCGAAAATCTTAATCCGCAGACACAAATTTGTGTTGCTTGCGATATTACTCTTGCTTCAGAATATATAAAAACCGCAACTGTGAATTCATGGAAAAAAATAAAGGTGGACCTTCATAAAAGACCCACCTTATTTATAATTCAAGGATATTAACTATATAATTCTCGGCTTTTTATTCGCCACAATATGCGAAGTATCGTAGCCGGAAAACTTGCGCAAATAATAACGAATTGAAGTACCGTTAGCATCTTCAAAACGATTTGTTCCTGCGCTTCTAAGGAATTTTTTTACATTGCCTGCTCCCGCTAAATGGGCAGCAGCTAAAATTCCCGATTCGGTAATTTTTACCCCGGCCATGGTTTTGCCAACTGAGCGCTTAATATCTTTGCGCAAAATCCACTTGTTTAATGAAGTATAGGCCATAAAGGCGGCTTCCTGTTGGCGCGTATCGTAAAGAAAATTATCGGCATTTTTAAGCCCCATCATTCTAAGGGTGGCTTTTGAAAACTGATATTTTCCCATATAACCATAATCGTTAACGATCTGGTAATCTCCTCTTGATTCTTTAAAACCAAGAGCTTCTTTAAACCCTAAATAGGATTTACCCAAAAATAAATTATATTGTGGGATCACAGGTGCTAATAATGGAGTGAGTTCAGCTTCTGTGGGAACGTGATAGTATAACTCTAATCCTTCCGTGCTAAATGCAGAAAAATCGTGGCTATCTTTTGAAATGAAACCTGTCCCTACTAGTACAGTAACGACAAGTAATACTGCAATTAGATATATTCTTTTTTTCATTAAGTTTAAAATTCGGATGTAAAATTACATCGTCGTTTCAGCCGGCAAAGATAATACTTTTTTTTAATAATCTGATTTGTAGGCTGTTAAAATAATATTAAATAAAAAACCAGGCTTGTCAACCTGGTTTCTTCAATAATTATAATGTCGCTCTAGCGTTGTTGTCAGGGAGTATATGGGAGATATCGTAATCTACAAAGCGTTTCATATATTTTGTAATGGGTACATGATTCGCATCTCTAAAAACGTATTCTCCTTGGCTATCCAGAAATTTTTTTACATTTCCGGCTCCTCCCAAATGTGCCGCAGCCAAAAGGCCCGATTCGGATATTTTAACACCATTAATAATTTTGCCGTTATATTCATCAATATAATCCCTAAGCACCCATTTGTTTTTAGAAATTAACGCTTTAAACGCTTTTTCCTGTAACAAAGGGCTGTTTAAAAATAGGGACGTATTGGTAATTCCTACCCAGTGAAGGGTAGAACGGCCAAACTGGTATTTGCCCAAATAACCCAATCTGTTCACGGCTCTGTAATTTCCACTGCTTTCGCTAAAGCCGAGGTCATGACAGAAACCCTGGAACGACTTCCCAAGAAAAGGAACACTATCTTGAGAATTCAAATTCACTTCGTATTCGTAAGGAACATGGGCTACGTTCCCTACAATATCTGTAGCGAATATAGAACTGCTGTAATCTACTCTTTTTGAAGAGAATGCCATTGCAACAAATGCTGCAACAGCCAGCAGCGCAGACAATTTCATAAAACGTTTTGTCATGTTTTACTTAGTTTTAAATTATAATTATCGCGTCATCGCTTTGTGCGAGACGAAATAAAATCTTTAAAAAAACAAACACACATTTTTGGCAAACGTATATTCGCCGCGCTATATGAAAAAACTATGCCAAAGAACGATTGACTATCGCATTTACACTTGACGGTCAATATCTTATAAATTAAAAGATAAGAAAAATGATAAAAACATTAGCAGGATTAACAAAATTTAACCTGCCTAGTAATTGGTTTTAACAAGATTTAAAAACCATTTATTACCTCATTAATCCCTGATTATTTACCCAACGCACATATTCTGCCTTGTTAACATTGTGCTGTGCTAAGCTTTTGGCAAACTTGTGATAACCAAAGTTGGTTACATCGGCAACAAAATAGTAATAGTCGTGCTTTTCGGGGTTTAATACGGCGTCTATTGAAGAAATATCGGGCATTGTAATGGGTCCTGGTGGTATGCCTGCATATTTGTACGTGTTATAAGGCGAATCTAATTCCAAATCTTTATAAAGTACTCGTTTTATAATTTGGTTATAATCACCACTTTCGCGTTTAATCGCATAGATAACCGTGGGGTCTGCCTGAAGCAACATACCCACTCGCAGCCTGTTAAGGTAAACCCCTGCCACCCTTGGCCGTTCATCTACCTTTGCTGTTTCTTTTTGTACAATAGATGCTAACGCCATAACTTGTTCTTTCGTAAGATTTAAGTTTTTAGCCTTTTTAATTCTAGCTTCGTTCCAAAATCTTTCGTATTCGGTTTTCATTCTATCGCGAAAAGTTTTCGCAGAGCTATTCCAATAAAATTCGTAGGTATTTGGGATATACATAGATAGGCCCGTTTCTTTAGTCATTCCCACTTCTTTTAAAAACTCGGGATCGGTCATTGCCTGCAAGAGCGATAGGCTATCGGCTTCAATTTGGTTTGCAATATGGCCGGCCAAATCTTCCAACCGTTCCTGATTGTTGAATTTTACATTGATAGGAATATTTCTACTTCGGAGCGTGTTTACTATATCATTATTGGTCATTCCCTTCCTAATTATAAAATGACCCGGTTTAATATTTGAAGTATATTGCTTTTGGTCTGCAATAGTTCTAAACGATTCGGCATCCTTTAAGAGCGGTTCAATTTCTTCAACCACATCAATTATTGTAGCATTGGTAGGAATATAAACATGCGCTTCCTTGTTGTTAAAAGCGGTATTTCCAGTAAATGCTGTGTCGTAAATATACCACGCAAAGAAGCCCATTACAACGGCTCCGAGGAAAAAGATGGCTATTAATATTTTTTTTATATACATTTTTTAAAGTGTGATCGCAGTACTACGAATTGTTGATTAATTGATAAAAATATTCACTTTTATATCTTCCGTTTGCAAATACCCAGTCCCTTTTTAGACCGGCTTTTATAAAACCTGCCTTTTCAAATAGATTTATACTGCCTTCATTTTCTTCCGTAATTCCCGCAAAAATCTGATGCACCTTTAAATGTTCAAAAACGTAATTGCAGGTAAGCTGCAATGCTTCTGCCGCAAAGCCCTTTCGTTTATGGGCTTCAGAAAATATTACAATACCTACCCCTACTCTGCTGTGTTTTGGATCAAAGTCAAACAAATCTATAAAACCTACTTGAGCAGAATCATTATTTTTACAAATTACGAGTCGCAATTGCTGCACATCGTAAATAGAGCGATGGCTATTTTCTAAATATTGTTGCAAAATATACTTAGAGTAGGGCGTTGTGGTATTGCTAACTTCCCAAAGCGATTCGTCGTTTTCTAGAGTATAAAGAAAATCCAGATCTGAAAGTTCCAAAGCGCGTAAAAAAATATTTTCTCCTCTTAACGTTTCCATTGCCAAATTCCTTTAAAAACCATGGTTGCAGGTCCTTCTAAATATATATCTGTATAATGCGAATCTATTTTATTAAAGCGCACTTGCAGTTGCCCGCCGGGGGTATTTAGCGTTAATTTATTTTCTGAAGTATTCTCCGTTTCAAACATTGCCAGTGCCACAGCAGTTACACCTGTTCCGCACGAAAGAGTTTCATTTTCCACTCCCCGCTCGTAGGTACGGACTGAAAAAGTGGAAGCGTTTTGCTTTTCAACAAAGTTTACATTTGCACCATCTGTTCCGTAAATTTTATTTCGAATATTTCTACCTTCCCCAAAAACATCAAAGTTTTGCAAATCTGAAACCATTTCAACGTGATGCGGTGAGCCCGTATTCAAAAAAGTATAAGCGTCTGTAACTTCAAAAGTTTCTACATCATTCATTTTTAATGAAACCCCTTCATTATTAATGGTAGCCTCGTGCATCCCGTCAACGGCTTCAAAAGTGGTGCGTCCGGAAATAATTTCCAGATAATTGGCAAAGTGAACAATACACCTTCCACCGTTACCGCACATTGTACTTAGGTTTCCGTCACTATTGTAATAAACCATTTTAAAATCTGCAGTAGGATGGTTTTCCAACAGAAGCAAGCCATCTGCACCTACGCCAAAACGGCGGTCGCAAATTTTGGCCACAAGCTGCGAATCTTTCTTCGGGAAAAATTCTTCGCGATTATCGAGAATCACAAAATCGTTGCCTGTGCCCTGATATTTGTAGAAAGTAAATTCCATAGTGCGCAAAGATATAAAAAGCCATGAGGTGTATCGTTGATATTTAGACGTTAAATGCAAGTTAAAACCAAAAACTTGGCATACTATTTTCGGACTATCTTGGTTAAATTTGTAGAGGTATTCGTAAATATTTCTTCAGAAAACAGATTTTCAGATCCATCTTCCGCGATTGAAAATGCTGAAACATTAAAAAATGAAAAACTTGAAAACAAAGTTTTCATATAAAATAAAGTTAGTATTAATTAAAAATTTTATACAATGAAGCAAACAATCCGTTTATTTCTTGTTGCGCTATTTGCTGGCGCCATTACGCTTGGAGGCTATAAATACTTTGAAGAAAAGGAGCTTATTGCCATTGAAACACCTTCACAAACTAAATTTATTCCTACCAATTATGCTGGTTCGGCGGCAGAAATGACAACCGATTTTACCGAAGCTGCAGAAAAAACAGTACACGCTGTGGTTCACGTAAAAAACACTACTGTTAGCAGACAACCCACCAATATATTCGAGTATTTGCAAGGCGGTGGCCAACCACGCGCTATGGTTGGCAGTGGTAGCGGAGTAATTATTTCGCCGGATGGTTATATAGTAACCAACAATCACGTTATTGCCAATGCTACAAATCTTGAAGTTACCTTAAACAACAACAAAACATTTAAGGCCGAATTGATTGGAACGGACCCAAATACAGACATAGCGCTGATAAAGATTGAAGACGAAAACGACTTTCCCTACATACCCTTTGGCGACTCGAACAATGTAAAAATTGGCGAATGGGTACTCGCGGTGGGAAATCCGTTTAACTTAACCTCAACGGTTACCGCCGGAATTATTAGTGCCAAGGCACGCGATTTAAATCAGTTTGACGGTAATACGCAATCCTTCATCCAAACTGATGCCGCTGTAAACCGTGGAAACAGCGGTGGTGCACTGGTAAATACGCGAGGCGAATTAATTGGCATAAACACAGCTATTACCTCAGAAACTGGAAGTTATGTGGGGTATTCGTTTGCGGTTCCATCAAATAATGCCCGAAAAGTAATTGAAGACATCTTAGAATACGGCGATGTACAGCGTGGAATATTAGGAATACAAGTTGGCAATATTAGTCCGCAAATAATTGAAAAATTTGGACTTAACGAAACCCAAGGGGTATTTGTAGGCGGCATTGAAAAAGGAAGCGGTGCCGATAAAGCTGGTATAAAAAAAGGCGATATTATAAAGCAATTGGACGGTTACAAGGTTAGAAAATTTGCCGACCTTTCGGGCTATTTAGGATCTAAACGCCCCAAGGATATTGTAGAAGTAACCGTAATGCGCGACGGAGAAATTAAGAAATTTCCTGTAAAACTTATTAAACTGGAAACTTTTTCGATTGATGATTTGGGGGTAGAAGTAAAAAATATTTCAACCGAAGAATTAAAAGCGCGCGGTCTTAAAAATGGCGTGGAGGTAACGCGAGCCTTATCACCAGAAATTGCGCGCTATAAATTGGAAGGGATTATTATTACAGCTATAAATGATGAACCCATTCACAATATTGAAGATGCAAAACGAATTATGAGTCAGCGCGATTATCGTACCCCGATAAAGATGACTTTTATGGATAATGCCGGAAACATCAATTCGTTTATTTTTAGATAGAACTATTTTTTAAAAAATTTATCACCGCTGAAATTCCAAAATTTCAGCGGTGTTTTTATTATGACTTTTTATTTCCTCAAGCCGATGAAAATAAGTAGTTTTGCACAAAATTTTAACACGCTCCACGTACTTCAAACTACACAACCAAACTGAAGACGCGGACTTAAAAAATGTATCCTTATGAGTTTTGATGACGTTTATGAAAAAGAACTGTCTTTTCAAACTGACCGCCGAAAAGCTTCAGTAGAATTTATTAAAATCATTAGCGACCTTTGGTACGATAAGTCCATTGAACTGGTACTTTTCCGCAACCAACTTATAGACCGCAATGTGAGTGAAATTTTAAACCTGCACGAATATGCAGGTGAATTTGTAAAAAAGCCAATTTCAATTTTTGATTCTGTTGAAATTGCGCAGGCGATTAAAACATTAGATCTCCCTCCAGCAAAGTTAGACATTGGGAAACTTACTTACGAGTTTCATCTAGAAGACGATAAATATTCGAATGCGTTGGCTTTTGTTTCAGATAAATTGAAAAATGCCAAAGAAGCCAAAACAGTGGTGCCAAAAGACGTAGTACTTTACGGTTTTGGACGTATTGGCCGTTTGCTCGCTCGCGAGCTTATGACACGAACAGGGCAAGGCAACCAACTTCGACTTCGCGCTATTGTAGTTCGCGGCAAGATGGACCAAACGGTTTTAGACAAGCGTGCTTCATTATTGCAATTTGATTCGGTTCATGGCGATTTCCCCGGAACTGTGCGCACAGATCTTGAAAACAACGCCTTAATAATTAATGGCACCACCGTTCATATTATTAACGCCAATAATCCAGAGGATATTGACTACACACAATACGGTATTGAAGATGCTTTAATTATTGACAATACGGGTGCATTCCGCGACGATAAAGAATTAGGCCGCCATTTAAAAGCGAAAGGCGCTGCAAAGGTATTGCTCACTGCCCCGGGAAAAGGCGTGCCAAATATTGTTCACGGTGTAAACCAGAATGAATACGACCCAAATACGGTTGATATATTTTCGGCAGCTTCTTGTACAACTAATGCCATCACTCCTATTTTAAAGGCAATTGAAGATTCTTTCGGCGTAGTTCGTGGGCATTTGGAAACCATTCACGCCTATACAAACGACCAAAATTTGGTTGATAATATGCACAGCAAATACCGTCGCGGTCGTGCTGCAGCATTAAATATGGTAATAACAGAAACTGGTGCTGGAAGTGCGGTTGCAAAGGCGTTACCTGAATTAGCCGGCAAACTTACCTCCAACGCTATTCGTGTTCCTGTTCCAAACGGGTCATTGGTTGTTTTAAATCTAGAGGTTGGAAAATCAACTTCAAAAGATGATCTTAACGCAACGATGAAACAATATGCATTGGAAGGTGATTTAGTTGAGCAAATTCAATATTCAATAAACAACGAATTGGTTTCTAGCGATATCGTTGGTTCTTGCTCTCCCGCAATTTTTGATAGCAATGCCACCATTGTTACGGAAGACGGTAACAACGTAGTGCTTTACGTTTGGTACGACAATGAATATGGCTACAGCCACCAAGTAATTCGCTTGGCGAAATATATTGCGCAGGTTAGAAGATTTACTTACTACTAGAAAATTCATTTTATTGATTAATAGGAAAAATCCCGTCGTTTGCACACGGGATTTTTTTTATATTTGAAATCTCACTTTTTAACATAATTTTAATAATGATATACTTTTTCAGAAATTATTTCTACATTCTTTTTATTCTTTCAACTTTCACCTTCATTTCCTGCTCAAAAGACAGCGATGACCCAGTGCCCCAAGAAACTGAAATAACCGTTACCACTAGTGATTTTTCCATAACAATAGATGAAAACCCAACAAATGGGCAAGTTATTGGAAGCGTTCAAGGAAGCACGAATGACGGCTCGGTTACATTTTCAATTACAGAACAAACACCTTCGGGCGCCTTTTCTATTGATGCAAGTTCTGGCGAACTAAAAGTTGCTGATGAATCTCTTTTTGATTTTGAAACAAATCCCACCATTACGGGAATTGTAAAAGTAACGAGTGAACCTGTTTCTGAGATTGCGTTGGCAACAATTTTCTTAACCGATTTGACTGAAAACCCTGTTTATGAAGGAGATATCCAATTAAAAACACAACAGGAAGTAATAGCTTTTGGAGCTCATAGAACCAAGCATATTACTGGAACGCTTACTATTGGAGAGACTCAATCTAATTATAGTAACATTACAGATTTAACACCTTTATCGGGACTTGAAAACATAGATGGCAACTTATATATTGTTTTTAATGGAGAATTGGTTTCTACAGCCGGACTTGAAAATATATCTAGTATTGGTGGTGATATTGCCTTTGTAGAAAACCTTTCTTTAGAACGGATTGAAGGCCTACAAAATATTACTGAAATTTTTGGCGGACTATCACTTCAAACAAATTTGAAATTAAAAACATTTAATGGATTCAATCAAATTAGAACCGTTGCTGACAAGATTATATTGAATGATAACCCAGAAATTTTAAACCTAGACTGGCTAAGTAATTTGGAGTCAATTGGGCAACCAATTAGTATGAGCTATAATACCAAAATCACTAATATTGATGGGCTTTCAAATTTGACGAATATGGGTATTGGTTTTTTGTCAATTCAAGAAAACCCTTCCCTTGAAGATTTGGATGGGTTAGAAAATGTGACTGCTACGGTTACACATCTTCTTATTAATAATAACGATTCATTACTCAATATTAATGGAGTGCGAAATATCACTCCCACAGAACATGTTTCCATTCAAGACAACGAGCTAATAACAAACCTAAGCAGCCTTTCAAATGTTGTGAGTTTAAATTACCTTACAATTGAAGGCAACGATTCTCTATTAAATTTAGAAGGGCTTAATAATCT
This region of Aequorivita marisscotiae genomic DNA includes:
- a CDS encoding peptidoglycan-binding protein LysM, with protein sequence MKKRIYLIAVLLVVTVLVGTGFISKDSHDFSAFSTEGLELYYHVPTEAELTPLLAPVIPQYNLFLGKSYLGFKEALGFKESRGDYQIVNDYGYMGKYQFSKATLRMMGLKNADNFLYDTRQQEAAFMAYTSLNKWILRKDIKRSVGKTMAGVKITESGILAAAHLAGAGNVKKFLRSAGTNRFEDANGTSIRYYLRKFSGYDTSHIVANKKPRII
- a CDS encoding GNAT family N-acetyltransferase, with product METLRGENIFLRALELSDLDFLYTLENDESLWEVSNTTTPYSKYILQQYLENSHRSIYDVQQLRLVICKNNDSAQVGFIDLFDFDPKHSRVGVGIVIFSEAHKRKGFAAEALQLTCNYVFEHLKVHQIFAGITEENEGSINLFEKAGFIKAGLKRDWVFANGRYKSEYFYQLINNS
- the mltG gene encoding endolytic transglycosylase MltG translates to MYIKKILIAIFFLGAVVMGFFAWYIYDTAFTGNTAFNNKEAHVYIPTNATIIDVVEEIEPLLKDAESFRTIADQKQYTSNIKPGHFIIRKGMTNNDIVNTLRSRNIPINVKFNNQERLEDLAGHIANQIEADSLSLLQAMTDPEFLKEVGMTKETGLSMYIPNTYEFYWNSSAKTFRDRMKTEYERFWNEARIKKAKNLNLTKEQVMALASIVQKETAKVDERPRVAGVYLNRLRVGMLLQADPTVIYAIKRESGDYNQIIKRVLYKDLELDSPYNTYKYAGIPPGPITMPDISSIDAVLNPEKHDYYYFVADVTNFGYHKFAKSLAQHNVNKAEYVRWVNNQGLMR
- the dapF gene encoding diaminopimelate epimerase: MEFTFYKYQGTGNDFVILDNREEFFPKKDSQLVAKICDRRFGVGADGLLLLENHPTADFKMVYYNSDGNLSTMCGNGGRCIVHFANYLEIISGRTTFEAVDGMHEATINNEGVSLKMNDVETFEVTDAYTFLNTGSPHHVEMVSDLQNFDVFGEGRNIRNKIYGTDGANVNFVEKQNASTFSVRTYERGVENETLSCGTGVTAVALAMFETENTSENKLTLNTPGGQLQVRFNKIDSHYTDIYLEGPATMVFKGIWQWKR
- a CDS encoding cadherin repeat domain-containing protein — its product is MIYFFRNYFYILFILSTFTFISCSKDSDDPVPQETEITVTTSDFSITIDENPTNGQVIGSVQGSTNDGSVTFSITEQTPSGAFSIDASSGELKVADESLFDFETNPTITGIVKVTSEPVSEIALATIFLTDLTENPVYEGDIQLKTQQEVIAFGAHRTKHITGTLTIGETQSNYSNITDLTPLSGLENIDGNLYIVFNGELVSTAGLENISSIGGDIAFVENLSLERIEGLQNITEIFGGLSLQTNLKLKTFNGFNQIRTVADKIILNDNPEILNLDWLSNLESIGQPISMSYNTKITNIDGLSNLTNMGIGFLSIQENPSLEDLDGLENVTATVTHLLINNNDSLLNINGVRNITPTEHVSIQDNELITNLSSLSNVVSLNYLTIEGNDSLLNLEGLNNLQNINNDLSIGGNLNLKTLTGLSGLTNVTNEMKILGNYRLEDLCELRNFLTNGNLGSYNVYGNFFNPTKQDIIDGNCSL
- a CDS encoding glyceraldehyde-3-phosphate dehydrogenase, whose protein sequence is MSFDDVYEKELSFQTDRRKASVEFIKIISDLWYDKSIELVLFRNQLIDRNVSEILNLHEYAGEFVKKPISIFDSVEIAQAIKTLDLPPAKLDIGKLTYEFHLEDDKYSNALAFVSDKLKNAKEAKTVVPKDVVLYGFGRIGRLLARELMTRTGQGNQLRLRAIVVRGKMDQTVLDKRASLLQFDSVHGDFPGTVRTDLENNALIINGTTVHIINANNPEDIDYTQYGIEDALIIDNTGAFRDDKELGRHLKAKGAAKVLLTAPGKGVPNIVHGVNQNEYDPNTVDIFSAASCTTNAITPILKAIEDSFGVVRGHLETIHAYTNDQNLVDNMHSKYRRGRAAALNMVITETGAGSAVAKALPELAGKLTSNAIRVPVPNGSLVVLNLEVGKSTSKDDLNATMKQYALEGDLVEQIQYSINNELVSSDIVGSCSPAIFDSNATIVTEDGNNVVLYVWYDNEYGYSHQVIRLAKYIAQVRRFTYY
- a CDS encoding trypsin-like peptidase domain-containing protein, translated to MKQTIRLFLVALFAGAITLGGYKYFEEKELIAIETPSQTKFIPTNYAGSAAEMTTDFTEAAEKTVHAVVHVKNTTVSRQPTNIFEYLQGGGQPRAMVGSGSGVIISPDGYIVTNNHVIANATNLEVTLNNNKTFKAELIGTDPNTDIALIKIEDENDFPYIPFGDSNNVKIGEWVLAVGNPFNLTSTVTAGIISAKARDLNQFDGNTQSFIQTDAAVNRGNSGGALVNTRGELIGINTAITSETGSYVGYSFAVPSNNARKVIEDILEYGDVQRGILGIQVGNISPQIIEKFGLNETQGVFVGGIEKGSGADKAGIKKGDIIKQLDGYKVRKFADLSGYLGSKRPKDIVEVTVMRDGEIKKFPVKLIKLETFSIDDLGVEVKNISTEELKARGLKNGVEVTRALSPEIARYKLEGIIITAINDEPIHNIEDAKRIMSQRDYRTPIKMTFMDNAGNINSFIFR
- a CDS encoding SAM-dependent methyltransferase encodes the protein MHSKKGNLYLIPCPMGDVQPLAVLPISVKKAIEKIDHYIVEHEKNTRRFIKTIVPEKKQPNLKFQEINKFTQPEEIPAMLNPCLEGFDVGVISDAGCPGIADPGARAVHYAHELGIKVVPLVGPSSILLAMMASGFNGQNFAFNGYLPIDKSERKRELKRLEKISKELDQSQLFIETPYRNNQMLQSLTENLNPQTQICVACDITLASEYIKTATVNSWKKIKVDLHKRPTLFIIQGY